A genomic region of Gemmata massiliana contains the following coding sequences:
- a CDS encoding WD40 repeat domain-containing protein: MGRKRTKTEVRPTGAAPVELPHPGDALPPGARVRLGTNRLNHVVQRGNTGVCHLSFSPDGRYLFAVGYEDDEASLWELPGGREVWRREVDCASEPFAASAFSPDGRLLAVGGCGGARVIDVVTGRTAQILQTDGRCDLALAFSPCGRYLVAPPSVWAVDRWEVTSGLDARGTALAFSPGGRFLAGSAGDTVCVWEWPGLRLVNRLAPSGTVNVLHFLPDGRLAGSACDETVRAWDIATGRELWSRRWGERGDNPFAAAFQPGGRGLALPSEVGPTRVIDLETGEEFRRFDRFVGSICLAWSPDGRTLATAEDGRCHLWDMETGTDSAPPGRHLERPWAIKFSGDGRRVLTASGLNPCEALVWDAGTGALVATVPPAFTDDPYSLALAPDGTCVAASYAPAKRGRGRIKRRVRVWDIASGSMREVPTPIEPHALTWELAPTVPVPPFDIPEGFGQASYNGFGVSAESLADGRLLVAACRGSPAAGGPFVAKVWEAETGVEVWESPEFPCGISEVVLAPGGRSLAVGLDDATTVLFDIPVRPLALDPSWLTGTVVALARGIAADRAFDRLPVLADALQDAGCDSTDVLALCRDPNVTPVRGSWVVDLVLGKE; the protein is encoded by the coding sequence GTGGGCCGCAAGAGAACCAAGACCGAAGTGCGACCCACGGGGGCCGCGCCCGTCGAACTGCCGCACCCGGGGGACGCACTCCCGCCCGGGGCGCGCGTGCGCCTCGGCACGAACCGGCTCAACCACGTCGTCCAACGGGGCAACACCGGTGTGTGCCATCTCTCCTTTTCTCCCGATGGTCGGTACCTGTTTGCCGTCGGGTACGAGGACGACGAGGCGAGTTTATGGGAGCTACCCGGCGGGCGCGAGGTGTGGCGGCGCGAAGTCGATTGCGCCAGCGAACCGTTCGCGGCTTCGGCCTTCAGCCCGGACGGGCGCCTGCTGGCCGTCGGGGGGTGCGGGGGGGCGCGCGTTATTGATGTTGTGACCGGGCGCACGGCCCAGATCCTTCAGACCGACGGGCGCTGCGATCTGGCGCTCGCGTTCTCCCCGTGCGGGCGCTACTTGGTAGCACCGCCTTCGGTTTGGGCAGTGGATCGGTGGGAGGTGACTTCCGGACTTGATGCCCGGGGCACGGCGCTCGCCTTCAGCCCGGGCGGTCGGTTCCTCGCCGGCAGCGCCGGGGACACGGTCTGCGTGTGGGAGTGGCCGGGACTGCGGTTGGTGAATCGCTTGGCACCGTCGGGCACGGTGAACGTGCTCCACTTCCTCCCGGACGGGCGCCTCGCGGGCAGCGCCTGCGACGAGACCGTGCGCGCGTGGGACATCGCGACGGGCCGCGAGCTCTGGTCCCGTCGGTGGGGCGAGCGCGGGGACAATCCGTTCGCGGCCGCGTTCCAACCCGGGGGGCGGGGGCTCGCGCTCCCGTCGGAGGTCGGCCCGACGCGGGTGATTGACCTCGAAACCGGCGAGGAGTTCCGGCGATTCGACCGCTTCGTTGGTTCGATTTGTCTCGCCTGGAGCCCGGACGGGCGGACGCTCGCAACCGCCGAGGACGGTCGGTGCCACCTGTGGGACATGGAAACGGGAACCGACAGTGCCCCACCGGGCCGGCACCTCGAACGCCCTTGGGCCATCAAGTTCAGCGGGGACGGTCGGCGCGTCCTGACCGCGAGCGGGCTGAACCCGTGCGAAGCGCTCGTCTGGGACGCGGGAACCGGCGCGCTGGTCGCCACTGTTCCGCCCGCGTTCACGGATGATCCGTACAGCCTCGCGCTCGCGCCCGACGGTACGTGTGTCGCCGCGTCCTACGCCCCAGCCAAGCGCGGCCGCGGGCGGATCAAACGGCGCGTGCGCGTGTGGGACATCGCATCAGGTAGCATGCGAGAGGTTCCGACGCCCATCGAACCCCACGCGCTCACCTGGGAGCTCGCGCCCACCGTGCCTGTGCCCCCGTTCGATATCCCCGAAGGGTTCGGGCAGGCGTCGTACAACGGTTTTGGTGTCTCCGCCGAGTCCCTCGCGGACGGTCGATTGTTGGTGGCCGCGTGCCGCGGGAGCCCGGCGGCGGGCGGGCCGTTCGTGGCGAAGGTTTGGGAGGCTGAGACCGGGGTAGAAGTGTGGGAATCTCCGGAATTCCCGTGCGGGATCTCGGAAGTGGTGCTCGCGCCCGGGGGCCGGTCCCTGGCCGTGGGTCTCGACGACGCGACCACGGTACTGTTCGACATCCCCGTTCGGCCCTTGGCACTCGATCCGTCCTGGCTCACGGGAACCGTGGTCGCGCTGGCCCGGGGCATCGCGGCCGATCGCGCGTTCGACCGGCTGCCGGTCCTGGCGGACGCGCTCCAGGACGCGGGGTGCGATAGCACCGATGTACTTGCACTGTGCCGTGACCCGAACGTGACGCCCGTGCGCGGTAGTTGGGTTGTGGACCTGGTGCTCGGCAAGGAATAG